The Juglans microcarpa x Juglans regia isolate MS1-56 chromosome 8D, Jm3101_v1.0, whole genome shotgun sequence genomic sequence CAAGTCAACCCTACTAGAATTCACATGATCATCTGTACTAGCCAACCTGCCTGTCCCCATACTTTTTCCCGAAACCTGCTGCCTAGAAACAGCAGGCTTCCTAGTAGGTGCCACCACTTTTTGTATGTCAGACCCATATCCCATGCTCTTTTCGGTCCCTTGTATGTCCGTGGCTTCAGTGGCTCCCTCGAAACTAAAAACCTCATGCACGTGCGTTGACTGCAGGGCTTCTGGGAGATGATCTCCTATATGATCTTTTAACTGGTTCCCAAGATAACCACCTTGAAAAGGACCGTTGCCTACTATTGTGCCTTCTGTTGGTGGTTTTGATTGAACCCcttgctttcttttttcctcatttttcgCTGGGGTCGCATCCTATTTTCCCACCAAGACTTCCACTTTGAAAAATTTTCCATTGTACATTGAGTCCTCTTGGTCAACACGATCCCTACCTCCTTGTTGTTCACCATTGTGGTGGCTTCCACCTCTACCACCACCGTACCTACACCTGTAAAAAATGCTTGTTCCTGGGTTGCCCTCGTAACCAGGGGCCAAACTGGTACGAGGCCTATTCATCTCCTTGTTGCTCAGCTCTCATCCGTGTACAGTTTCTGCCTTTGTGAGATAGCACCCCACACTTGAAGCAAAAACTCTGTAAACGTTCATATTTAAAGGAAATCCAATGCTGTTTTTCACCTAGCATCAGCCATTTTCCTCTTAGCAAAGGTTTATGGAGATCCACCGCTACCTTTACTCTGAGGCACCTCCCCCAAGCACGTCCATCAGCCTCAGCTTCTACTCTGATAACGTGACCAATTGATCCTGCAAACTGCTGACCAAACTCTTCTGTCATGGTTGCTAACGGAAGGTTATGCAGCTGCACCCAAAAAGGTTCAAAACGAAACTGTAAAGCATGGATAGATATTGTTTCATCCACTTCCATCATGGTCAGAAGGTGTCTATCAAAAAACCATGGACGTCCACTTAAGACTCTGTCTTTATCTATCAGCTTTTGGAATTCAATCAGGAAACATTGCTCTCCCAACTCCTTGAAAATAACCCACCCCTCCAACTTCTATATTTGAGACATTGTGACCCTAAAAGCCTCACTGTTAACACTATTCTCTGTTAGGGCCTTCCCCACTAGACAATTTTTGCCCCGTGCATCTTCCTCGGTGTAATTTTCCGGATTGACATGGAAAAAATAACTTTCTTCCTTAGAGAGGTGTAGCCTCTCCCATTGCGTTGCCAAGTCTTCTACCTCCATTACGTAACTAAAATAAGAAACAAACCAACCACGATGCTCACACGAAGTGAGATGTAAACCTTTGAGAATAAACCCAAACCAACCACGATGCTCACACGAAGTGAGACGTAAACCTTTGAGAATAAACCCAAGGCACTGGAACCTCACCCTTTCTCTCCAGAGAAAAGAAGGCACTCTTACCTGTGTGTGTGACGCCTTTTGTTTCTATAAAGTGTTGGTTCGTATTGAGGCCTCGATCTCTACCATGTACCACGTTCGaatctcacttttatttttgtgttgatATGATATTGTCTATGTATCAAGCGCTGATTATGGAGATGGCGATGAccaattctattaatttatgatgtatctatatatataaaatttccgTTCATGCCTCCCATCATGccacttaattatatatatatatatatacacacacacacactacgaCGTAACATGTACTCATTAAGGGTGAACTGTTTTTAGGGGAGGGGGGATGTATTAACTTAAAACTACTACAATAATATTAGTACGTAGGGATTCCAATAAATATgccaaaacaaagataaaaaagtttaaaaaataaatacatttatactTAATTACTTGTAAATACCCTTATAAATTAATACCATAATTGAGGGAAGCCATGCTTCTTGCTCAGAAGGTTCTAAAgactaccttttctttttttttttttttttttttttttttttttttttttttttttaaaggaaaacagTTTTATTCCTCAATAATCTCAGATCAAAGAAACAATACAAGATTCTTCCGTGTCTATAATTACATCATATATAAGTAATGCAGATCTTGCTAAGGCATGAGCAACACTATACAGTTAGGTGTGCATTCATGCCACATGCCTAATTTAGTCGGATTTCTGTTCGAATGAACTTATAAATTGAATGAGAATTCATATCCATTCTTTCATAGCACATGATAGTAATTGAACCATGGATCCTTACATAAAACTAACTGCCATTATTGCTGTGTTTATTTCTCTAAGCTTTCTGTACCGTTCTTtgcttcaaaagaaaaagagaggtgACGAGGGCATCAAAAGCAAAGAGGCTCCTGAACCAGCTGGTGCATGGCCAATTATCGGCCACCTCCACCTTCTAGGCGGCGGTGATGAACTTCTATACCGAATATTCGGCACAATGGCTGACAAATACGGACCGGCATTTAACATCCGCCTAGGCAGCCGCCGTGCTTTCGTCGTGAGTTCATGGGAAGTGGCGAAGGAATGCTTCACCATCAATGACAAGGCATTGGCTTCACGCCCCACCACAGTCGCCGCAAAGCATATGGGCTACAACTATGCTGTGTTTGGATTTGCTCCCTACAGCCCTTTTTGGCGCGAGATGCGAAAGATTGCAACGCTCGAACTTCTTTCAAACCGTCGGCTCGAGATGCTCAAGCATGTTAGGGCCTCCGAAGTTGACATGGGGATAAGGGAGCTCTACGATTCATGCGTGAAAAACAGCTCCGGGAGGAGTACTACTCCTTTGCTTGTCGAACTTAAACGATGGTTGGAGGACTTGACACTGAATGTGGTGGTGCGAATGGTAGCAGGAAAACGTTATTTTGGGGCCTCGGCTGCCGGTGACGATGGCGAAGCCAGGAGGTGTCAGAAAGCAATCAGTCAGTTTTTTCATCTGATTGGTATTTTTGTGGTCTCGGACGCACTTCCTTTTCTGGGTTGGTTAGATTTGCAGGGTCATGAAAGGGCGATGAAGAAGACGGCCATGGAGTTGGATTCCATACTCGAAGTTTGGCTTGAGGAGCATCGTCGAAGGAGAAGTTCAGGTGAAATTAAGGGTGAGGGTGAGCAGGACTTCATTGATGTGATGTTGTCACTTCAGGAGGAAGGTCAGctctcaaattttcaatatgATGCAGATACAAGCATCAAATCTACCTGCCTGGTACGTTGATTATCGAGGAAGAATTTTGAATTTGTATCTTATAATTAGCTGCAAAAATGATTGGTTTGCTTGTTGAGACGCTATCAGAGGAGTTCGATATTCCAACATAGCAAAAATGATTGTTTTCTGTTgcttttgttttcacaattgTACATCAACATGTGTGACAAAAGATGACAAAATTCCAGACGGTGAACATCATGATTTCCCATAAATTTATTATGTACTATATCTATGTATTTcccataaatttattatatatgtaatactTTAACATGCATTGTGATAATTTTCCCAAAATTTTATGCAGGCGGTCATCCTTGGTGGTAGTGACACTACAGCAGGAACACTCGCGTGGGCCATCTCATTACTCCTAAATAATCGACATGTGTTGAAGAAGGCACAAGAGGAATTAGATCTTCATGTTGGAATGGAAAGACAGGTTGATGAGTCGGATATAAAAAACCTTACTTATCTTCAAGCCATTATCAAGGAAACCCTCCGCCTATATCCAGCAGGTCCCTTATTAGGACCGCGAGAAGCATTTGAGGATTGCACTGTGGCTGGCTATCATGTGCCTGCCGGCACCCGCTTGGTTGTGAACGTATGGAAGATTCAAAGAGATCCAAGGGTTTGGTCTAATCCATCTACTTTTCAACCAGAAAGATTTACCACAAGTCATGCGACTGTTGACGTTAGAGGTCAACAGTTTGAACTTATTCCTTTTGGCTCCGGGAGAAGGTCATGCCCCGGTTTGTCATTCGCACTCCAAGTTCTTCACTTGACGCTTGCTCGTCTCCTTCATTGCTTTGAATTGGCAACCCCATTGGATCAACCTGTTGACATGACTGAAAGCCCGGGTTTAACTATCCCTAAAGCAACTCCATTAGAGGTTCTTCTTAAGCCACGCCTCCATTCTAAACTCTATGGCTATTGACGTGTCGTTTGCCCACGTACTCGGTGATGCCTGCAGatgaataaaataagatcaaagtactgttattttcataattaatctGCTCTTTTAAAAGGAcatttgaataataaattataaagaggTTCTTTGTTATCGTTTTCGTTTGCGTATTAggatttttttacaattttccgatataaaatatttgaacaattaaaaaaaaaaataatagatacaTCATCACGTGCATGGATTCCAATGTAATTAATATTGAGGTTCACATTTACCacaaagagtttttaatatTGTGGGGTTCACTAACGGTCCAACCTTAATCTATAATTTGTGCTACCTTCCAATTTGTTAGTCCAATAGCAAGGTCCATGCTTTGAGTGAGGTTATTGTAT encodes the following:
- the LOC121243465 gene encoding xanthotoxin 5-hydroxylase CYP82C4-like is translated as MDPYIKLTAIIAVFISLSFLYRSLLQKKKRGDEGIKSKEAPEPAGAWPIIGHLHLLGGGDELLYRIFGTMADKYGPAFNIRLGSRRAFVVSSWEVAKECFTINDKALASRPTTVAAKHMGYNYAVFGFAPYSPFWREMRKIATLELLSNRRLEMLKHVRASEVDMGIRELYDSCVKNSSGRSTTPLLVELKRWLEDLTLNVVVRMVAGKRYFGASAAGDDGEARRCQKAISQFFHLIGIFVVSDALPFLGWLDLQGHERAMKKTAMELDSILEVWLEEHRRRRSSGEIKGEGEQDFIDVMLSLQEEGQLSNFQYDADTSIKSTCLAVILGGSDTTAGTLAWAISLLLNNRHVLKKAQEELDLHVGMERQVDESDIKNLTYLQAIIKETLRLYPAGPLLGPREAFEDCTVAGYHVPAGTRLVVNVWKIQRDPRVWSNPSTFQPERFTTSHATVDVRGQQFELIPFGSGRRSCPGLSFALQVLHLTLARLLHCFELATPLDQPVDMTESPGLTIPKATPLEVLLKPRLHSKLYGY